The uncultured Cohaesibacter sp. genome segment GCAAAGCGGACGCCATTGACACCAACACCTGGCACCTGCTTGGGCCAAGACATGGGCATTTTCCATTTGATCGTCTCGCTCGCCTTGACAATTGCCGGGCTTGCCAAGCTGGCAGCGCCGCCAGCCGCCAACCCGGTCAAGACCGAACGCCGATTGATCGAACCCTTCTTCGACATTTTCATTCTTTCCTCTGGCTATTATTGAAATTTCTTATTGTGTTGGCTTTAGGTTGGCACGTGGATGCCAGTGGTGCAATAGCAACAAGGTTGGTGTGACATCTCTATCCTCAACCCATCCCGAAGACACCCCCGATGCCACGAGGCAAAAGGGGAGCAGAATGCAGAAACTGGTGGAGAACCCAATTTCATGCGCCCTTTTAGACAACTGAATTGACTTGCATAACGCGCAGCATCCTGTAAAAACCCTATGAAACGCAACATATTGTTTCGTTTAAATGCCTCGAACCGAAGGATCGCTACCTTGCCGCGCAAAAGCTCAAAACTCGACCGAATTGACCTGCGCATTCTCGATGAGCTGCAAAAGGATGCCCGCATCACCAATAAGGCTCTGTCTGAGAAAGTGGGATTGTCGCCAAGTCCCTGCTTGCAGCGGGTCAAGCGGCTCGAGGATATTGGCCTGATCAGTGGCTATCTTGGCCTGATCAATCTGGAATTGCTTTGCCGCCATGTCACGGTGATGGCGACCATCACAATCCGTGACCATGACCATTCGATCTTCGCCACTTTTGAAGAATCAATTGCCGAACTGCCCGATGTTGCGGAATGCCTGAAACTGAGCGGCTCGTTTGATTATCTGGTGCGGTTTGTCTGCACAGACATTCAACGCTATCACTCGGTCACCGAGGACCTCTTGGTCAAGATCGGCGGCAAGATGCAGATTGCCAGCCATGTGGTGCTGGACCAGACCAAGCAATATCGCGGCGTGGCACTGGAAGAGCTGGTCAACGGCTGAGCTGTCGCCCCATAAGGGCTCAGGTTCAAGCACAGACCACCTTCCCTCGCCTTCAGAGGCGAGAGACTTGTCAGAGCTGGTCCAGCCTGATCGGCTCTTCTGTTTCCCAGTCAAGGATCCGCAATTGCGGC includes the following:
- a CDS encoding winged helix-turn-helix transcriptional regulator; the protein is MPRKSSKLDRIDLRILDELQKDARITNKALSEKVGLSPSPCLQRVKRLEDIGLISGYLGLINLELLCRHVTVMATITIRDHDHSIFATFEESIAELPDVAECLKLSGSFDYLVRFVCTDIQRYHSVTEDLLVKIGGKMQIASHVVLDQTKQYRGVALEELVNG